A stretch of the Candidatus Methylopumilus planktonicus genome encodes the following:
- a CDS encoding KdsC family phosphatase, whose protein sequence is MDSTLKERAQKIKLMIFDVDGVMTDGSLFIGDDGQEYKMFNTQDGLGMRLLKKSGVKLAIITGRNSNSVLIRAENLEVDYFYQGISDKKEAFADLIKKTGFRSEECAFMGDDIVDLPPMLQSGLAISVPAGHDEVKKIAHFVTEKIAGYGAVREACDFIMKAQGTYDEIVAPYFK, encoded by the coding sequence ATGGATTCAACCCTTAAAGAACGTGCACAAAAAATCAAGCTTATGATTTTTGATGTTGATGGTGTAATGACAGATGGTTCGCTATTCATTGGGGATGATGGTCAAGAGTATAAAATGTTTAATACACAAGATGGTTTAGGTATGCGATTACTTAAAAAAAGCGGGGTTAAACTTGCAATTATTACCGGCCGCAATTCAAATAGTGTTCTTATTCGCGCTGAAAATTTAGAGGTAGATTACTTTTACCAAGGCATTTCAGACAAAAAAGAAGCGTTTGCTGATCTCATTAAGAAAACAGGATTCAGGTCTGAAGAATGTGCATTTATGGGAGATGACATTGTAGATTTGCCTCCTATGTTGCAATCGGGTCTCGCTATTTCTGTGCCTGCAGGCCACGATGAAGTAAAAAAAATTGCGCATTTTGTGACAGAAAAGATTGCCGGCTATGGTGCCGTTCGAGAGGCCTGTGATTTTATTATGAAGGCTCAAGGCACTTATGATGAAATCGTTGCACCTTACTTTAAATGA
- the rapZ gene encoding RNase adapter RapZ: MEVIIISGLSGSGKSIALNALEDNNFYCIDNLPVTLLSSISQHLNHEHQDKVAISVDIRSIDIEKLPHVIKEIESLSIKTKLIYLESSTESIVRRFGETRRRHPLANEKLSLDEAIEKERSMLAPLAEIGYKIDTSNMSVNVLKTALSELIQLKEDRLALQLSSFGYKFGIPLDADFIFDVRCLPNPHYESNLKNLTGIDKPVIDFFENFKEVDKMFQDINHFVKEWLSAFKIEQRHSLNIAIGCTGGKHRSVYIANKLFTNFSNPKSQVTIRHRDINH; this comes from the coding sequence ATGGAAGTCATTATTATTTCAGGATTGTCAGGCTCGGGTAAAAGCATTGCCCTAAATGCTCTAGAAGACAATAATTTTTACTGTATTGATAATTTACCAGTCACGCTTTTATCTAGCATTTCTCAACATCTTAATCATGAACATCAAGATAAGGTTGCTATAAGTGTTGATATTAGGAGTATAGATATTGAAAAATTACCTCATGTTATTAAAGAAATCGAGTCTTTATCTATCAAAACGAAGCTTATTTATTTAGAATCCTCTACAGAATCTATAGTTAGACGATTTGGCGAAACTAGGCGGAGACATCCATTAGCAAATGAAAAGCTATCCCTTGATGAAGCTATAGAAAAAGAGCGTTCCATGCTCGCACCTTTAGCTGAAATTGGTTACAAAATTGATACTAGCAATATGTCTGTCAATGTATTGAAGACAGCATTGAGTGAATTAATTCAGCTAAAAGAAGATCGTCTGGCCTTACAACTTAGTTCATTCGGATATAAGTTTGGCATCCCACTTGATGCAGATTTTATCTTTGATGTGCGCTGCCTTCCTAATCCACACTACGAATCAAATCTAAAAAATTTAACCGGGATAGACAAGCCTGTTATAGATTTTTTTGAAAACTTCAAAGAGGTTGATAAGATGTTTCAAGATATTAATCACTTTGTAAAGGAATGGCTAAGTGCTTTCAAAATAGAACAAAGACATTCTCTAAATATAGCTATTGGATGTACTGGTGGCAAACATCGCTCCGTTTATATTGCGAATAAATTATTTACTAACTTTTCTAACCCAAAATCTCAAGTGACTATTCGTCACAGAGATATTAACCATTAA
- the lptA gene encoding lipopolysaccharide transport periplasmic protein LptA has product MRLSFFKISSLKILFAYLCIFSISSSYVFAEKADRDKPIELESDTMTSDDSKNKSIYSGNVILTQGTLLIKADELTIREDNQGFQHSTSVGNPTTFKQKQEGKNEYIEGSAQRIEYDGRMDKVHLYSKAWVKKGGDIVQGDYIMYDANAEFAKAMSGNTKNKAGETVPGGRTRAIIQPKKKPQE; this is encoded by the coding sequence ATGCGCTTATCTTTTTTTAAAATATCGTCACTGAAAATTCTCTTTGCTTACTTATGCATTTTTAGCATCAGTTCATCTTACGTCTTTGCAGAAAAGGCAGACCGAGATAAGCCTATCGAGCTTGAATCTGACACAATGACATCTGATGACTCAAAGAATAAAAGTATTTATTCTGGTAATGTCATTTTGACACAAGGCACACTGCTTATTAAAGCCGATGAACTTACCATCCGAGAAGACAATCAAGGCTTTCAACATAGTACAAGTGTTGGTAATCCCACAACCTTCAAACAAAAACAAGAAGGTAAAAATGAATATATTGAGGGCAGCGCTCAGAGAATTGAATATGATGGTCGTATGGATAAAGTTCATTTATATAGTAAAGCGTGGGTAAAAAAAGGCGGGGATATTGTTCAGGGCGATTACATCATGTACGACGCAAATGCTGAATTTGCAAAAGCAATGTCAGGTAACACTAAAAATAAAGCAGGTGAGACTGTACCGGGTGGCAGAACGCGTGCAATTATTCAGCCCAAGAAAAAACCACAGGAATAA
- a CDS encoding KpsF/GutQ family sugar-phosphate isomerase → MTKTSSKNTLERARQVLEIEAQEILSLANRLDDHFVNAVQLILHCDGRVVVSGMGKSGHIGRKLASTFASTGTPSFFMHPAEASHGDLGMITSNDVVIFLSNSGKSDELLSILPVIKRIGAKIISITGNSDSELARESKIHLSAHVSQEACPLGLSPTASSTASLALGDALAICVLDQRAFTAEDFARSHPGGSLGKRQVVRVRDIMRDLDKVPSIKEDALLSDAVLEISLKGLGFTAIVNPHSEPIGIFTDGDLRRQLSKKIDYEKQSIREIMNKNPKTIFDDQIIIDAINLMDFNKINGILVVNRENKLVGAFNMHDLFKAKVI, encoded by the coding sequence ATGACTAAGACATCATCAAAAAATACTCTTGAACGCGCTCGCCAAGTCCTTGAAATTGAAGCACAAGAAATCTTATCTTTAGCGAATAGGCTTGATGATCATTTCGTCAACGCTGTTCAACTCATTTTACATTGTGATGGCAGAGTTGTGGTAAGTGGGATGGGCAAATCGGGGCATATCGGAAGAAAATTAGCCTCTACTTTCGCAAGCACTGGCACCCCAAGCTTCTTTATGCACCCTGCAGAGGCAAGTCATGGCGATTTAGGCATGATTACATCTAATGATGTAGTCATTTTTCTATCAAATTCTGGTAAGAGCGATGAGCTTTTATCTATCCTACCAGTCATAAAAAGAATCGGCGCAAAAATTATTTCAATTACAGGCAATAGTGATTCTGAGCTTGCAAGGGAATCCAAAATTCATTTAAGCGCTCATGTATCTCAAGAGGCCTGCCCTTTAGGGCTTTCCCCTACCGCTAGCTCAACAGCATCTCTTGCTTTAGGAGATGCATTAGCCATTTGTGTTCTTGATCAAAGAGCATTTACCGCTGAAGATTTTGCTCGATCGCATCCAGGCGGCAGTTTGGGCAAAAGACAAGTTGTGCGGGTGCGAGACATTATGAGAGACCTTGATAAAGTGCCTTCCATCAAAGAAGATGCATTACTTTCTGATGCAGTGCTTGAGATATCTCTTAAGGGCTTAGGCTTTACAGCAATAGTTAATCCTCATTCCGAGCCTATTGGCATATTTACTGATGGCGATTTAAGAAGACAGCTTTCTAAAAAAATAGATTACGAAAAACAGTCCATTAGAGAAATTATGAACAAAAATCCTAAGACAATATTTGATGATCAAATCATTATTGATGCAATCAACTTAATGGATTTCAATAAAATTAATGGCATTCTTGTGGTTAATAGAGAGAATAAATTAGTAGGTGCTTTTAATATGCATGATCTCTTTAAAGCGAAAGTTATTTGA
- a CDS encoding M3 family metallopeptidase, which yields MTNPILFRDSLPLFDQIKPSHISPAIESILKEANSLIHSLKVMGGSISWENFVEPIEMVSEKISRAWGQIEHLNAVVNSDDLRKAYNDNLIKLTEFYTNLSQDEALYKKYQSLKDGEIFESLTPSQKRIIDNVLREFKLGGAELNELEKARFKVIQEKLAKLSTQFEENILDATNEFSIFVGDAHDLQGIPEENIKKAQSEAIEDKKEGYKFTLHFPSYLPVMQYAEDRNLREKLYRGYATRASELSSPKFDNTKLIDEILALRYESAKLLGFNHFTEMSLVTKMAKSNEEVVSFLMDLANKAKPFALKDMEELSAFSKTLGIEKLEAWDIAYVSEKLRQAKYSFSENEVKQYFPEHRVLKGLFKVVETIFKLKIIKTDAPTWHKDVSFYSIKNDGDELVGQFYFDLYARNHKRGGAWMDEAISRYKNSFESSHPVAFLTCNFSSPSENKPALFSHDDVITLFHEFGHGLHHMLTKVDEYSISGIKGVEWDAVELPSQFMENFCWEWDVVKHMTEHVDNKSPLPEALFKKMIEAKNFQSGMQTLRQIEFSLFDIRLHTQYNDQNKINSLKLLETIRDEIAVVRPPAWNRFPNSFSHIFAGGYAAGYYSYKWAEVLASDAFSLFEEEGILSSNAGKKFQEEVLSKGGSRSAMESFVAFRGRAPTVDALLRHSGMA from the coding sequence ATGACTAACCCTATATTATTCCGCGATAGCCTTCCCCTTTTCGATCAAATTAAACCTAGCCATATTTCGCCAGCTATTGAGAGCATTCTCAAAGAAGCGAATAGTTTGATTCACTCTCTTAAGGTGATGGGCGGCTCTATTTCATGGGAAAATTTTGTAGAACCTATTGAAATGGTTAGTGAAAAAATTTCAAGAGCATGGGGACAAATTGAGCATCTTAATGCAGTCGTCAATTCTGATGATTTAAGAAAAGCCTATAACGATAATCTGATAAAGCTGACTGAGTTTTATACAAACCTTTCTCAAGACGAGGCGCTTTATAAAAAATACCAGTCTCTTAAAGATGGCGAAATATTCGAATCACTTACGCCATCACAAAAGCGCATTATTGATAATGTTCTTCGTGAATTTAAATTAGGCGGTGCAGAACTTAATGAATTAGAAAAAGCACGATTTAAGGTTATTCAAGAAAAACTTGCAAAACTTTCAACGCAGTTCGAGGAAAACATCTTAGATGCTACCAATGAATTTTCTATTTTTGTGGGTGACGCTCATGATCTTCAGGGCATTCCTGAAGAAAATATTAAAAAAGCTCAGAGTGAAGCTATTGAAGATAAAAAAGAAGGTTACAAATTCACCCTACACTTTCCATCCTACCTGCCAGTGATGCAATATGCTGAGGATAGAAATTTACGAGAAAAACTCTACCGGGGTTATGCTACCCGCGCATCTGAGCTTTCATCCCCTAAGTTTGACAATACAAAACTTATAGATGAAATACTCGCTCTACGTTATGAATCAGCAAAATTACTTGGCTTCAATCATTTTACTGAAATGTCTCTTGTTACTAAAATGGCGAAATCAAATGAAGAAGTTGTAAGTTTTCTTATGGATTTAGCGAACAAAGCAAAGCCTTTTGCCTTGAAAGATATGGAAGAGCTTAGTGCTTTTTCTAAAACGTTAGGTATAGAAAAATTAGAAGCCTGGGATATCGCTTATGTTTCTGAAAAACTTCGACAAGCCAAATATAGTTTTTCGGAAAATGAAGTAAAACAATACTTTCCTGAACATCGCGTTCTGAAGGGTTTATTTAAAGTAGTTGAAACTATCTTTAAATTAAAAATTATTAAAACAGATGCTCCTACTTGGCATAAAGATGTAAGTTTTTATTCCATAAAAAATGATGGTGATGAGTTAGTTGGTCAATTTTATTTTGATTTATATGCACGAAATCATAAACGAGGTGGGGCATGGATGGATGAAGCTATATCTCGATATAAAAACTCTTTCGAATCATCACATCCAGTAGCCTTTCTGACATGTAATTTTTCATCCCCTTCTGAAAATAAACCAGCTTTATTTTCCCATGATGATGTCATTACTCTGTTCCATGAATTCGGTCATGGGCTTCATCACATGCTGACTAAAGTAGATGAATACAGTATTTCAGGAATTAAGGGTGTTGAATGGGATGCTGTTGAATTGCCCAGTCAATTTATGGAAAACTTTTGCTGGGAATGGGATGTAGTAAAACATATGACTGAGCATGTGGACAACAAGAGCCCCCTACCTGAAGCTTTGTTTAAAAAAATGATTGAAGCTAAAAACTTCCAGTCAGGCATGCAAACTTTAAGACAAATTGAGTTTTCTTTATTCGACATAAGATTGCACACTCAATATAACGATCAGAATAAAATTAACTCCTTAAAACTACTCGAAACTATTCGGGACGAAATTGCCGTTGTAAGACCTCCAGCCTGGAACCGTTTTCCTAATAGCTTTTCTCATATTTTTGCTGGTGGGTATGCAGCAGGTTACTACAGTTATAAATGGGCTGAAGTCTTAGCTTCTGATGCTTTCAGTTTATTCGAAGAAGAAGGTATTTTGTCGAGCAATGCTGGCAAAAAATTTCAAGAAGAGGTTTTATCGAAAGGTGGCTCTAGATCCGCTATGGAATCTTTTGTTGCATTTCGGGGTCGTGCGCCCACTGTTGACGCCTTGCTGAGACATAGCGGTATGGCTTAA
- the lptC gene encoding LPS export ABC transporter periplasmic protein LptC, which yields MINRFSVLFPIFFAAILAFISYWVQVSVENESEKRGNKLSNSPDYFLTNFKTTQTESNGSIHFILSANEMTHYPQDDTTRLKKPLFIRYKNNVPSSKIEGGIGFVSTDGEEVQIIDNVKVARLETETKPKMELFTDQLTILPNKDQAFTKRPVRITQDPKTVVNAIGMNYDKKNGIMTLLARVRVHYEKPVKKNNLNVQPITQNKNLKK from the coding sequence ATGATCAATCGTTTCTCTGTTTTATTTCCTATTTTTTTTGCTGCAATCTTAGCTTTTATTTCTTACTGGGTTCAAGTTTCTGTTGAAAATGAAAGTGAAAAAAGAGGAAATAAACTAAGCAACAGCCCCGATTATTTTTTAACAAATTTCAAAACAACGCAAACTGAATCAAATGGGTCTATTCATTTCATTTTATCTGCAAATGAAATGACCCATTACCCGCAAGATGACACGACGCGACTTAAAAAACCTCTTTTTATTAGATATAAAAATAATGTGCCTAGCTCAAAAATTGAAGGTGGCATTGGTTTTGTTTCGACCGACGGCGAAGAAGTGCAAATAATTGACAATGTAAAAGTGGCTCGCCTCGAAACTGAAACAAAGCCAAAAATGGAGCTTTTTACAGATCAATTGACTATATTGCCAAACAAAGACCAAGCATTTACAAAAAGGCCTGTTCGCATCACTCAAGACCCCAAAACAGTCGTTAATGCAATTGGCATGAATTATGACAAAAAGAATGGAATAATGACGTTATTAGCGAGAGTTCGTGTGCATTATGAAAAGCCTGTTAAAAAAAATAATTTAAACGTGCAACCTATTACTCAAAATAAAAATCTAAAGAAATAA
- the lptB gene encoding LPS export ABC transporter ATP-binding protein, translating into MSELVIENLKKTFKKRTVVQDVSLTIKSGEIVGLLGPNGAGKTTSFYMIVGLIPSDRGRISLDGANISKMPIHSRAKLGLSYLPQEPSIFRKMTVAENILAILELQDLTREKMNARLEGLLQELGISHIRNNPAISLSGGERRRVEIARCLASDPAFILLDEPFAGIDPIAVIDIQKIIKYLAEQKIGILITDHNVRETLGICDRAYIVNQGKILASGLPKTLANDQNVKDVYLGKDFYL; encoded by the coding sequence ATGAGTGAATTAGTCATTGAAAATCTTAAAAAAACTTTTAAAAAAAGAACTGTCGTTCAAGATGTATCTTTAACTATCAAGAGTGGGGAAATCGTAGGATTGCTGGGGCCCAATGGTGCTGGTAAAACAACAAGTTTTTATATGATCGTAGGGCTTATTCCAAGCGATCGAGGACGTATCTCACTCGATGGTGCAAATATATCAAAAATGCCTATTCATAGTCGTGCAAAATTAGGTCTCTCTTACCTTCCTCAAGAACCTTCGATCTTTAGAAAAATGACGGTGGCTGAAAATATTTTAGCTATTTTAGAATTGCAAGACTTAACTCGCGAAAAAATGAATGCAAGACTTGAAGGGCTTCTTCAGGAATTAGGTATTAGTCATATTAGAAACAATCCTGCAATCAGCCTTTCCGGGGGCGAAAGACGTCGTGTTGAAATCGCTAGATGCCTTGCCTCTGATCCCGCATTTATTCTATTAGATGAACCTTTTGCAGGTATTGATCCAATTGCGGTCATTGATATTCAAAAAATCATTAAATATCTCGCCGAACAAAAAATTGGCATTCTCATTACAGATCATAATGTTCGTGAAACTTTAGGTATTTGTGATCGCGCGTATATTGTAAATCAAGGGAAAATTCTTGCATCTGGACTACCTAAAACTCTTGCTAACGATCAAAATGTTAAAGATGTTTATTTAGGTAAGGATTTTTATCTATAA
- the ptsP gene encoding phosphoenolpyruvate--protein phosphotransferase: MTPFSIHGTGVSNGIAIGKAHLISNALLEVVQYDIEIKNIPHEIKRFEDAITAVKIDLNKIKSQLPSDSPGELSAFIDTHLMILKDKSLSSLPKTIIENEKCNAEWAIKKQMDSVVNQFDQIEDLYLRERRQDVIQVVERVIKILLGHSNQAAVKNKEKLTILVAHDISPADALHFKNHKYAAFITEGGGITSHTAILSRSLNIPSIVALQNARTLIRDNDLIIVDGAQGVVIVNPTQEIQNYYKTLQDSWGEEQEKLQRIKTKKSITKDGALINLLANIEVPNDILSVNASGAAGVGLFRTEFLFMNRHDMPDEEEQFQAYKRVAEAMGKRPVTIRTLDSGADKQTALVNKKISPNPALGLRAIRLCLSEPKIFITQLRAILRASQFGNIKILFPMLSSISELRQTKLLLERAKASLRKDKVRFNEKILIGGMIEIPAAAISADIFAQELDFLSIGTNDLIQYALAIDRTDEAVSHLYNPLHPAVLKLIALTIKSAHKYKKSIAICGEMAGEPKLTKLLIGMGVEQLSMHPSHILSVKQQVLNSSIKNMKTSVLRLLKLSEVDKIETLLKKINQS, encoded by the coding sequence ATGACTCCATTTAGCATTCACGGTACTGGTGTTTCAAATGGAATCGCTATAGGTAAAGCACATTTGATTTCCAATGCTCTTCTTGAAGTTGTTCAATATGATATTGAGATAAAAAATATTCCTCACGAAATCAAAAGATTTGAGGATGCTATTACTGCCGTCAAAATTGATCTCAATAAAATTAAATCTCAACTACCCTCTGATTCGCCAGGAGAGTTAAGTGCATTTATTGATACACACTTAATGATATTAAAAGATAAGTCATTGTCTTCATTGCCAAAAACTATTATTGAGAATGAAAAATGCAATGCAGAATGGGCGATCAAAAAGCAAATGGATAGCGTAGTAAATCAATTTGATCAAATCGAAGATCTATATTTAAGGGAAAGAAGACAAGATGTTATTCAGGTTGTTGAAAGAGTTATTAAAATACTTTTAGGCCATTCGAATCAAGCTGCTGTAAAAAATAAAGAAAAATTAACAATTTTAGTCGCTCATGACATTTCGCCAGCGGATGCGCTGCACTTTAAGAATCACAAATACGCAGCCTTTATCACAGAGGGTGGTGGTATAACTTCCCATACTGCAATTTTATCAAGAAGTTTAAATATACCCTCAATTGTGGCATTGCAGAATGCTAGAACTTTAATACGTGACAACGATTTAATTATTGTTGATGGCGCTCAAGGTGTTGTGATTGTTAATCCAACTCAAGAAATTCAAAACTACTATAAAACACTCCAAGATTCTTGGGGTGAGGAACAAGAAAAGCTTCAGCGTATTAAGACAAAAAAATCAATCACTAAAGATGGGGCGTTAATTAACCTCTTAGCAAATATTGAAGTTCCGAATGACATTCTCTCTGTAAATGCCTCAGGTGCTGCCGGAGTGGGTCTATTTAGAACAGAGTTCTTATTTATGAATAGACATGATATGCCAGATGAGGAAGAGCAATTTCAAGCCTATAAGAGAGTAGCTGAAGCGATGGGTAAAAGGCCTGTCACTATTCGTACTTTAGATTCAGGTGCTGATAAACAAACAGCACTAGTTAACAAAAAAATAAGCCCGAATCCAGCGTTAGGATTAAGAGCGATTCGATTGTGCTTGTCCGAACCCAAAATCTTTATAACGCAACTTCGTGCCATTTTAAGGGCTTCTCAATTTGGAAATATTAAAATTCTTTTTCCTATGCTAAGCAGTATCAGTGAGCTTCGGCAAACCAAACTTCTTCTAGAAAGGGCGAAAGCAAGCTTAAGAAAAGATAAAGTAAGGTTTAATGAAAAGATTCTTATTGGAGGTATGATTGAAATACCAGCTGCAGCAATCAGTGCAGATATTTTTGCTCAAGAACTCGATTTTTTATCTATCGGTACAAATGATTTAATTCAATATGCGCTTGCGATTGACCGCACCGATGAAGCAGTGTCACATCTTTACAACCCTCTTCATCCTGCTGTTCTAAAATTGATTGCTCTTACAATAAAGTCCGCTCATAAATATAAAAAATCTATCGCTATTTGCGGTGAAATGGCTGGTGAACCTAAACTTACCAAACTATTGATCGGTATGGGTGTTGAACAACTCTCAATGCACCCTTCACATATTCTCAGTGTAAAACAACAAGTTTTAAATAGCTCGATCAAAAACATGAAAACTTCTGTTCTTAGGTTACTTAAGTTAAGCGAAGTCGATAAAATTGAAACTTTACTAAAGAAGATTAATCAATCTTAA
- the hpf gene encoding ribosome hibernation-promoting factor, HPF/YfiA family, which translates to MNIHLTGHHLEITPSLKEYIQTKLAKIFHHFDHVIDAKVTLTVIKLEHIVEATIHLPKSDIHAECRGESMYTAIDLLSSKLDRQVIKYKELHKDHHRVEGGLKHQSIE; encoded by the coding sequence ATGAATATTCATTTAACTGGCCATCATTTAGAAATCACTCCGTCATTAAAGGAATATATTCAAACTAAATTAGCTAAAATTTTCCACCATTTTGATCATGTAATTGATGCAAAGGTCACACTCACAGTAATTAAACTAGAACACATTGTAGAGGCTACTATTCATCTTCCAAAGAGCGATATTCATGCTGAATGCAGAGGTGAAAGTATGTACACCGCCATTGATTTACTATCGAGTAAATTAGATCGCCAAGTCATTAAATATAAAGAATTACATAAGGATCACCACCGAGTTGAAGGCGGCTTAAAACACCAGTCGATAGAATAA
- the rpoN gene encoding RNA polymerase factor sigma-54 — protein sequence MKQNLQFKASQHLSLTPQLQQSIKLLQMSSVELNQELEILIQQNPLIEMLEEDEEDGKDIAITPQEETSFEILNDQEIQDPIYEHEINWDEEYAKDNNYIDSNEYRESAAQTLKQYLEDIFHLIPIGEKDQAIISLLIDSINEDGYLEEPLDYFLSSIPKEYEVSIEEIESLLKLLQKQAPPGIGARDLIECLTLQLESKEESPIHILSIKVIKSHLNLLASRDFVKLKKILGCEDEVLREIQKVIKSLNPKPGNIFSTIESHHFVQHEVNVKKVKANWQVSLNEQAIPKLRLNHIYRDLIKNSQADSAHHLSSQIQEAKWIVKNIQQRFVTILKVSEAIMKHQKDFLDYGESMMKPLILREIAEEVGLHESTISRVTSNKYINTPRGIYELKFFFGSSIDNSSGNELASTAIRAKIKEVIKQEDPKKPLSDSEIVLLLKNQDINIARRTVAKYREILNIAPTNLRKIL from the coding sequence ATGAAACAAAATCTTCAATTTAAAGCGTCTCAACACTTATCGCTTACTCCTCAACTTCAACAGTCTATTAAGCTTCTCCAGATGTCATCTGTGGAGCTTAATCAAGAACTTGAAATTCTCATTCAACAGAACCCTTTAATTGAAATGCTAGAGGAAGATGAGGAAGACGGTAAAGATATTGCGATAACTCCTCAGGAAGAAACTTCATTTGAAATTTTAAACGATCAAGAAATCCAAGATCCTATTTATGAACACGAAATTAATTGGGATGAAGAATACGCAAAAGATAATAATTATATCGATTCAAATGAGTATCGAGAGTCTGCGGCACAAACCCTAAAACAATACCTTGAAGATATTTTTCATTTAATTCCAATTGGCGAGAAGGATCAAGCAATTATTTCTCTTCTAATAGATTCAATCAATGAAGATGGCTATTTGGAAGAGCCTCTAGATTACTTCTTATCAAGTATTCCAAAGGAGTATGAAGTAAGTATTGAAGAAATAGAATCCTTACTAAAATTACTTCAAAAACAAGCGCCACCTGGAATTGGCGCAAGAGATCTTATTGAATGCTTGACGCTTCAACTTGAAAGTAAGGAAGAAAGTCCGATTCACATACTTTCCATTAAAGTTATTAAATCTCATCTAAACCTTCTGGCCTCTCGTGACTTTGTTAAGCTTAAAAAAATATTAGGCTGTGAAGATGAAGTGCTAAGAGAAATTCAGAAGGTAATTAAAAGTCTTAACCCAAAACCTGGAAATATATTTTCCACCATTGAAAGTCATCACTTCGTTCAACATGAAGTTAATGTAAAAAAAGTAAAGGCTAATTGGCAAGTTTCATTAAACGAACAAGCAATTCCAAAGCTTCGCTTAAATCATATTTATCGAGACCTAATCAAAAATTCGCAAGCTGACTCAGCTCATCATTTATCTAGTCAAATACAAGAAGCAAAATGGATTGTGAAAAACATACAACAGCGGTTTGTCACAATTCTTAAAGTTTCAGAAGCCATCATGAAACATCAAAAAGATTTTTTAGATTATGGTGAATCTATGATGAAGCCTCTTATTTTAAGAGAGATTGCTGAAGAAGTTGGTCTTCATGAATCCACCATCTCTAGAGTTACATCAAACAAATATATTAATACGCCTCGGGGCATTTATGAGCTCAAATTTTTCTTTGGAAGTTCAATTGACAATAGCTCAGGTAATGAACTTGCATCTACTGCAATTAGGGCTAAAATTAAAGAAGTTATTAAACAAGAAGATCCAAAAAAACCACTTTCAGATAGCGAGATTGTTTTATTATTAAAGAATCAGGATATTAATATTGCACGAAGAACTGTGGCGAAATATAGAGAAATACTAAATATTGCTCCAACCAACCTTAGAAAAATTTTATAA
- a CDS encoding PTS sugar transporter subunit IIA gives MIGILLITHGELGKSLIECATHVLGDQPLFLEFLSIENDCEHENMFKQISERINLLDQGDGVLILTDIFGATPCNIITKIIKPGRVSAIAGVNLSMLIRSISYRHESFDALIAKAIQGAQDGIIHIQSNQSC, from the coding sequence ATGATTGGTATTCTTCTTATCACGCACGGCGAACTCGGAAAATCTCTTATTGAATGCGCAACACATGTTCTTGGGGATCAGCCATTATTTCTAGAATTTCTCTCAATCGAAAATGATTGTGAACATGAAAATATGTTTAAGCAAATATCGGAAAGAATTAATCTCTTAGATCAAGGTGATGGCGTTTTAATCTTGACAGATATATTTGGAGCAACACCTTGTAACATTATTACTAAAATAATTAAGCCAGGAAGAGTGAGTGCAATTGCGGGTGTAAATTTATCTATGCTTATCCGCAGCATTAGTTATCGCCATGAGTCTTTCGATGCTCTCATTGCCAAGGCAATCCAAGGCGCTCAAGATGGCATCATTCATATTCAATCCAATCAATCTTGCTAA
- a CDS encoding HPr family phosphocarrier protein translates to MLTLSIKIINKLGLHARASAKLTQIANQFDSDIWIEKNDKKVNAKSIMGVMMLAASQGSNVIITTEGPDEKEALNSIVTLINDFFGEGE, encoded by the coding sequence TTGCTAACACTTTCTATTAAAATCATTAATAAGCTAGGTTTGCATGCAAGAGCCTCTGCAAAACTTACGCAGATAGCCAATCAATTTGACTCAGATATATGGATTGAAAAAAATGATAAAAAAGTAAACGCAAAAAGTATTATGGGGGTAATGATGCTTGCGGCTAGCCAAGGTTCAAATGTCATAATTACGACAGAAGGTCCTGATGAAAAAGAAGCTTTGAATTCTATCGTTACTCTTATCAATGATTTTTTCGGTGAGGGAGAATAA